A genomic segment from Stappia indica encodes:
- a CDS encoding glycosyltransferase 61 family protein, protein MSKPVPRRWMKRLDAVLMPAPYRALASRVMLPAWPRARLAESRIERIGEELTSTRLGADRAGCLRVSGPLDIDPLSGLLFDDARLVAPQPGEELLPWPQARPDVTRRLRMNPVRREPLTVLHHGSGGTLAAFCSDVLPRFFALDHFALPQDLLVVVPVSMGMTDHFQDALTDGVFRPRPVELMRQGRVTRTDAAYVIERPLAHAGILARIAAKLAAVYPSDGASGEPSDLILCDGGAPRAERLLAGHAELRKAVADNRLDIVDPSDLPLRALVQRLRRARTLFAPSTGELSAAVLASGSLQRLVEIADPSRRPDPRPALIADGLGLALEHLSAR, encoded by the coding sequence GTGTCAAAGCCAGTCCCGCGACGCTGGATGAAGCGGCTGGACGCCGTGCTCATGCCAGCCCCCTACCGGGCGCTGGCGAGCCGTGTGATGCTGCCCGCCTGGCCGCGCGCGCGCCTTGCGGAAAGCCGCATCGAGCGCATCGGCGAGGAACTGACCTCGACCCGGCTGGGCGCTGATCGTGCCGGCTGCCTGCGCGTTTCCGGCCCGCTCGACATCGATCCGCTCTCCGGTCTTCTCTTCGACGACGCCCGCCTGGTCGCCCCGCAACCGGGCGAGGAGCTTCTGCCCTGGCCGCAGGCCCGGCCCGACGTGACCCGGCGGCTGCGGATGAACCCGGTGCGGCGCGAGCCGCTGACCGTGCTGCATCACGGCAGCGGCGGCACGCTCGCCGCCTTCTGCTCGGACGTGCTGCCGCGCTTTTTCGCGCTCGACCATTTCGCCCTGCCCCAGGACCTGCTCGTCGTGGTGCCGGTCTCCATGGGCATGACCGACCATTTCCAGGACGCGCTCACCGACGGTGTGTTCCGGCCGCGCCCGGTCGAGTTGATGCGCCAGGGCCGCGTGACCCGCACCGATGCGGCCTATGTGATCGAGCGACCGCTTGCCCATGCCGGCATCCTTGCCCGGATCGCGGCCAAGCTCGCGGCGGTCTATCCGTCGGACGGCGCATCGGGAGAACCGAGCGATCTCATCCTGTGCGACGGCGGAGCCCCGCGCGCCGAACGGCTGCTGGCCGGGCACGCAGAGCTTCGCAAGGCGGTGGCCGACAACCGCCTCGACATCGTCGATCCGTCCGATCTTCCCTTGCGCGCGCTCGTGCAGCGTCTGCGCCGCGCCCGCACGCTGTTCGCCCCGTCCACCGGCGAGCTGTCCGCGGCCGTATTGGCCAGCGGTTCCCTGCAGCGTCTCGTCGAGATCGCCGACCCGTCGCGCCGGCCCGATCCGCGCCCGGCACTGATCGCCGACGGGCTCGGCCTCGCTCTGGAGCACCTCAGCGCCCGGTGA
- a CDS encoding BA14K family protein has translation MRFRHTCAAAAIAVASMIGFGAGAPAEAATAGNAARALAPIIDVAPDARQGGLVEKTWHRGRPHRVRPRHRWRPRYRWGPPVYAPRPRYRVPPRARGLPRAHYAWCNQRYRSYRASDNSFQPYNGPRRLCISPYIR, from the coding sequence ATGCGTTTCAGACACACTTGCGCGGCGGCGGCGATTGCCGTTGCCTCAATGATCGGCTTCGGAGCCGGCGCGCCGGCCGAGGCTGCAACAGCCGGCAATGCGGCGAGGGCACTTGCCCCGATCATCGATGTGGCGCCCGACGCCCGTCAGGGCGGCCTGGTCGAGAAGACCTGGCATCGCGGCCGGCCGCACCGGGTGCGTCCGCGCCACCGCTGGCGCCCGCGTTATCGCTGGGGTCCGCCCGTCTATGCGCCGCGTCCGCGCTACCGTGTCCCGCCGCGTGCGCGCGGCCTGCCCCGGGCCCACTATGCCTGGTGCAACCAGCGCTACCGGTCCTACCGGGCGTCCGACAACAGCTTCCAGCCCTATAACGGGCCGCGTCGCCTCTGCATCTCGCCCTATATCCGCTAA
- a CDS encoding MbcA/ParS/Xre antitoxin family protein has protein sequence MPAIRPVSPVTPEPVPQFSGAEIRAMQRAVVNLFARWGLTDEQASRLLGDISVRTYQRWKAGSPGRAGIDLAERMSNLLGIHKALRLLFRDAERGYGWVTRANADFAGRSALEVMLDGRITDLMRVRRYLDARRGQW, from the coding sequence ATGCCCGCAATTCGTCCCGTATCGCCTGTAACGCCCGAACCGGTGCCGCAGTTCTCCGGAGCGGAAATCCGCGCCATGCAGCGCGCGGTGGTGAACCTCTTCGCGCGCTGGGGGCTTACCGACGAGCAGGCGAGCCGCCTCCTGGGAGATATCTCGGTGCGCACCTACCAGCGCTGGAAAGCGGGTTCGCCCGGCCGTGCCGGCATCGACCTTGCCGAGCGCATGTCCAACCTCCTGGGCATCCACAAGGCGCTGCGCCTGCTGTTTCGCGATGCAGAGCGCGGCTATGGCTGGGTAACGCGCGCCAATGCCGATTTCGCCGGCCGCTCGGCCCTCGAGGTGATGCTGGATGGGCGCATCACCGATCTCATGCGCGTGCGGCGCTATCTCGACGCCCGCCGCGGCCAGTGGTGA
- a CDS encoding RES family NAD+ phosphorylase: MSASRTAGLATTRIAWPRYHRLISSAYPPIDLFEDIADPADWELLAAAEAKSNPRVAETVGSLDLVPAGRRVSGPGASYVMAPFTHVSPERKGRFHDGSFGAFYAARVFDTALFEVAHHQARFFAATGEAPGWIADMRELVGDIDAELIDLTTGDPALADLLNPDDYGPSQAFAAEIRAAGHNGIAYPSVRHAGGACFAAFHPDVMSVPVQASHLTCHWDGTRIDMVKIHEATGEDRRGRIFRIEA, encoded by the coding sequence ATGTCCGCGTCCCGGACGGCCGGCCTTGCCACCACGCGGATCGCCTGGCCACGCTATCACCGCCTGATCAGCTCCGCCTATCCGCCCATCGACCTGTTCGAGGACATTGCCGACCCGGCCGACTGGGAGCTGCTTGCCGCCGCCGAGGCCAAGAGCAACCCGCGCGTTGCCGAGACGGTCGGCTCGCTGGATCTCGTGCCGGCGGGGCGCAGGGTCAGCGGCCCCGGAGCATCCTATGTGATGGCGCCGTTCACCCATGTCTCGCCGGAGCGCAAGGGCCGCTTCCACGACGGCAGCTTCGGCGCCTTCTATGCGGCACGGGTTTTCGATACGGCCCTGTTCGAGGTCGCCCATCACCAGGCGCGGTTCTTTGCGGCAACGGGCGAGGCGCCCGGCTGGATCGCCGACATGCGCGAATTGGTCGGGGACATCGACGCGGAGCTGATCGACCTGACCACCGGTGACCCGGCGCTCGCGGACCTGCTGAACCCGGACGACTACGGCCCCTCCCAGGCCTTTGCGGCCGAGATCCGGGCCGCGGGGCACAACGGCATTGCCTATCCCAGCGTTCGCCACGCCGGCGGCGCGTGTTTCGCAGCCTTCCATCCGGACGTGATGTCCGTGCCGGTACAGGCGAGCCACCTCACCTGCCACTGGGACGGCACCCGCATCGACATGGTCAAGATCCATGAGGCAACGGGCGAAGACCGGCGCGGCAGGATCTTCCGGATCGAGGCCTGA
- a CDS encoding GGDEF domain-containing protein has product MSVDTSPEGTAAGRQGTFAIGIPLLIGSVVLIACLFGIYTRPADFLATLWPANAILLAMFIRIPGAARPAGWVFAAIGFMAADLMTGSSPVMTLVLTAANLFGVGVGYAVHLWHPDRIRALKEPVSVLWLAFIAAAAAASAGLFGMLANPLLFQRSIATGWSFWFATEFVNYVTILPVLLSAPPLATLAERWKTSRLSIRGPDILPVLAVIAAGGAASLIGGAGSVAFPVPALLWCAIVYPIFPTAALTLISGVWTLAAVSTGLVGSQFVPDNEVDLVSIRLGISLVALAPIMLACVMQSRNELLARLHYMAMHDPLTGARNRDSFRAAAQLALDKDRDGTFALMMVDLDHFKAVNDRFGHAAGDRALAWFGEHARGCLRPGDILGRMGGEEFAILVPGCDQQGAAGLAERLRAVISAPIPMENGASLVVTASIGLLTIRPGDGRSIDELLPEADKLLYAAKEKGRNRVETGGGATA; this is encoded by the coding sequence GTGAGTGTTGATACCTCGCCCGAAGGGACGGCCGCCGGACGTCAGGGCACGTTTGCGATTGGCATTCCCTTGTTGATCGGGTCGGTGGTGCTGATTGCCTGCCTGTTCGGCATCTATACGCGGCCTGCCGATTTTCTTGCGACACTCTGGCCGGCCAACGCGATCCTCCTCGCGATGTTCATCCGCATTCCTGGAGCAGCGCGGCCTGCGGGCTGGGTCTTCGCGGCGATCGGCTTCATGGCCGCCGACCTGATGACCGGCTCCTCGCCTGTGATGACCCTGGTTCTCACCGCCGCGAACCTCTTCGGCGTAGGTGTGGGGTATGCCGTGCATTTGTGGCACCCGGACAGGATACGCGCGCTCAAGGAACCTGTATCCGTGCTCTGGCTGGCCTTCATTGCCGCGGCTGCGGCGGCCTCTGCCGGTCTGTTCGGCATGCTGGCGAACCCGCTGCTGTTTCAGCGCAGCATCGCGACCGGCTGGTCGTTCTGGTTCGCCACGGAGTTCGTCAACTACGTCACCATCTTGCCCGTCCTGCTCTCGGCCCCGCCTCTGGCAACGCTTGCAGAACGCTGGAAGACCTCGCGGCTTTCCATCCGGGGCCCCGATATCTTGCCCGTTCTGGCGGTGATCGCAGCCGGAGGCGCTGCGTCGTTGATCGGAGGGGCCGGCTCCGTCGCCTTTCCGGTTCCCGCCCTGCTTTGGTGCGCGATCGTCTACCCCATCTTCCCGACAGCGGCTCTCACCTTGATTTCCGGTGTGTGGACGCTCGCTGCCGTTTCCACGGGCTTGGTCGGCAGCCAGTTCGTCCCGGACAACGAAGTGGATCTGGTCTCGATCCGGCTGGGGATTTCGCTGGTCGCGCTCGCGCCGATCATGCTCGCCTGCGTCATGCAAAGCCGCAACGAGTTGCTGGCCCGTCTCCATTACATGGCCATGCACGATCCGCTGACAGGCGCGCGCAACCGCGATTCCTTCCGGGCGGCCGCCCAACTCGCCCTCGACAAGGATCGGGACGGGACCTTTGCCCTGATGATGGTCGATCTCGACCACTTCAAGGCGGTGAACGACCGCTTCGGCCATGCGGCAGGTGACAGGGCTCTGGCCTGGTTCGGCGAGCATGCGAGGGGTTGTCTGCGGCCCGGCGACATTCTGGGCCGTATGGGGGGAGAGGAATTCGCCATTCTGGTGCCCGGCTGCGACCAGCAGGGTGCGGCGGGCCTGGCAGAGCGGCTTCGCGCGGTGATCAGCGCTCCGATCCCGATGGAGAACGGCGCCTCGCTGGTGGTGACGGCGAGCATCGGTCTCCTCACCATTCGGCCGGGAGATGGGCGCAGCATCGACGAGCTTCTGCCCGAGGCCGACAAGCTGCTGTATGCGGCGAAGGAAAAGGGTCGCAACAGGGTGGAGACGGGCGGCGGCGCGACCGCATAA
- a CDS encoding L,D-transpeptidase family protein: MMFKAAKAATFLVLAALLSGCATNEYADDGRGSKPIPSRLLSMMSEKSMSPSAPVVVRIFKQESELEVWKKDRSGRFALLKTYPICRWSGKLGPKRKQGDRQAPEGFYHVNAGLLNPRSQYHLAFNLGFPNKLERALGYSGSALMVHGACSSSGCYALTDEGVEEIYPVVREALKGGQSAFQVQVFPFRMTPENMARHRHDGNFAFWSNLKTGYDIFEVTRQPPKVSMCGGRYVFDKEFVGGEPKNPLAACPPAVSKVPEAVASKAEADRVAMESLISSGLALSAPSYSDGGMHPAFRQLLQRDGEEALSRRTSKTSVPVSRPSAALADPHMAQE, translated from the coding sequence ATGATGTTTAAAGCAGCAAAAGCGGCGACCTTCCTGGTTCTCGCAGCCCTGTTGAGCGGTTGCGCCACGAACGAATATGCCGATGACGGCCGGGGATCGAAGCCGATCCCCTCAAGACTTCTGTCGATGATGTCGGAGAAGTCGATGTCGCCGTCGGCGCCCGTCGTGGTGCGCATCTTCAAGCAGGAGAGCGAGCTCGAGGTCTGGAAGAAGGACCGGTCGGGCCGGTTTGCCCTGCTCAAGACCTACCCGATCTGCCGCTGGTCCGGAAAGCTGGGGCCGAAGCGCAAGCAGGGCGACCGCCAGGCGCCGGAAGGCTTCTATCACGTCAATGCCGGCCTGCTGAACCCGCGCTCGCAATACCATCTCGCCTTCAACCTCGGCTTTCCCAACAAGCTGGAGCGCGCGCTCGGCTATTCGGGCAGCGCCCTGATGGTGCACGGCGCCTGTTCCTCGTCGGGCTGCTATGCGCTGACCGACGAGGGGGTGGAGGAAATCTACCCGGTGGTGCGCGAGGCGCTGAAGGGCGGGCAGTCCGCCTTCCAGGTCCAGGTCTTCCCGTTCCGCATGACGCCGGAGAACATGGCAAGGCACCGGCATGACGGGAATTTTGCGTTCTGGAGCAATCTCAAGACCGGCTACGACATTTTCGAGGTGACCCGCCAGCCGCCGAAGGTCTCCATGTGCGGCGGGCGCTACGTGTTCGACAAGGAGTTCGTCGGCGGCGAGCCGAAGAATCCTCTTGCCGCGTGCCCGCCGGCGGTCAGCAAGGTGCCGGAAGCGGTGGCGAGCAAGGCGGAAGCGGACCGCGTGGCCATGGAGTCGTTGATCTCCAGCGGCCTTGCCCTCAGCGCGCCGTCCTATTCGGACGGGGGCATGCATCCGGCCTTCCGCCAGTTGCTGCAGCGCGACGGCGAGGAAGCCCTGTCCCGGCGCACGTCGAAGACCTCTGTCCCGGTCAGCCGCCCCAGCGCCGCGCTTGCCGATCCGCACATGGCGCAGGAGTGA
- a CDS encoding MerR family transcriptional regulator produces MYSIGDLSRQTGVKVPTIRYYEQMGLLEAAGRTEGNQRRYDAAHRDRLAFIKHARDLGFTLEAVRELLDLSGHPERPCTHADEIAARQLDIVRDKITRLQRLENELSRMVGTCHGDHVRDCYVIRSLANHEMCSTDH; encoded by the coding sequence ATGTACTCTATCGGCGATCTTTCGCGGCAGACCGGCGTCAAGGTGCCGACGATCCGCTACTACGAGCAGATGGGCCTGCTGGAGGCGGCCGGCCGCACCGAAGGCAACCAGCGGCGCTACGACGCGGCGCACCGGGACCGTCTGGCCTTCATCAAGCATGCCCGCGACCTCGGCTTCACGCTCGAAGCCGTGCGCGAGCTTCTCGATCTCAGCGGCCATCCGGAGCGTCCCTGCACCCATGCCGACGAGATCGCCGCGCGCCAGCTCGACATCGTCCGCGACAAGATCACGCGGCTGCAGCGGTTGGAAAACGAACTGTCCCGTATGGTCGGCACCTGTCACGGCGATCATGTGAGGGATTGCTACGTCATCCGCTCGCTGGCGAACCACGAGATGTGCAGCACCGACCATTGA
- a CDS encoding heavy metal translocating P-type ATPase, which yields MSASQRLTRFRVEGMDCASCAAKIDRAVRRLPEISDVRVSVVAGTMTVAHGEGTDLADVARKVDSLGYRTSLLAREPASGRDGESTSDGAACCSGHDHDHGGHDHDHGDDHGHQHHHARIDGPWWRSSKARLTILCTLALAAAFAVAHIFPQTAFWSFTLAMAVGLVPIARRALAGAMNGSPFSIETLMTVAAAGAVVIDAAEEAAVVVVLFLIGELLEGIATGRARASIRALAELMPKTALLERDGTTETVPADSLKVGAVVLVRPGDRVPADGTVLSGESAVDEAPVTGESVPKRKEPGDTVFAGTVNQEGVLRVEVTATAADNTISRVIALVEEAQESKAPTERFIDRFSRYYTPAVMVVAALIAVLPPLLGGADWATWIYRGLAVLLIGCPCALVISTPAAIAAALSAGARRGLLMKGGAVLEGLGRIDHVAFDKTGTLTEGKPQVTDIAGIDMDEREVLRLAAALEAGSSHPLARAILARAQADGIAVTPASDAAALGGKGVTGMLEGRRLLLASPRAAAETVPLGGALAARVAALNDDGKTVSLLLVDGRIAGLVALRDEPREDAVGGLAALRGLGAEAVMLTGDNARTASAIAAALGIEARAELLPQDKQRIVMEMRGKGYRVAKVGDGINDAPALAAADIGIAMGGGTDVALETADAAILHGRVTDVADMIVLSRATMRNIWQNITIALGLKAVFLVTTVLGITGLWPAILADTGATVLVTANAMRLLAWRGTK from the coding sequence ATGAGCGCATCGCAGCGCCTTACCCGCTTCCGGGTGGAAGGCATGGACTGTGCAAGTTGCGCGGCAAAGATCGACCGCGCGGTCCGCCGCCTGCCCGAGATCTCCGATGTCCGCGTCTCGGTCGTGGCCGGCACGATGACCGTAGCCCATGGCGAGGGCACCGATCTTGCCGACGTCGCCCGCAAGGTCGACAGCCTCGGCTACCGCACCTCGCTGCTCGCCCGCGAGCCTGCCTCCGGCAGGGATGGCGAAAGTACCAGCGATGGCGCGGCCTGCTGCAGCGGGCACGATCACGATCATGGCGGCCATGACCACGACCATGGGGACGATCATGGCCACCAGCACCATCACGCCCGGATCGACGGCCCGTGGTGGCGCAGTTCCAAGGCACGGCTGACGATCCTGTGCACCCTGGCTCTCGCCGCGGCCTTCGCCGTCGCTCACATTTTCCCGCAGACCGCGTTCTGGAGCTTCACCCTCGCCATGGCGGTGGGGCTCGTGCCGATCGCCCGCCGCGCACTTGCCGGCGCGATGAACGGCAGCCCCTTCTCAATCGAGACCTTGATGACGGTGGCCGCAGCCGGTGCCGTCGTCATCGACGCTGCCGAGGAAGCGGCCGTGGTCGTCGTGCTGTTCCTGATCGGCGAGCTGCTCGAGGGCATCGCCACCGGCCGTGCCCGCGCCTCGATCCGCGCCCTTGCCGAGCTGATGCCGAAAACCGCCCTGCTGGAGCGCGACGGCACGACCGAGACGGTTCCGGCCGACAGCCTCAAGGTCGGCGCTGTGGTGCTGGTGCGTCCCGGCGACCGGGTCCCGGCCGACGGCACCGTCCTGTCGGGCGAAAGCGCGGTCGACGAGGCCCCTGTGACCGGCGAATCCGTGCCCAAGCGCAAGGAGCCGGGCGACACGGTCTTTGCCGGAACGGTGAACCAGGAGGGCGTGCTGCGCGTCGAAGTCACTGCCACTGCGGCCGACAACACCATCTCCCGCGTCATCGCCCTCGTCGAGGAGGCGCAGGAGTCCAAGGCTCCGACCGAGCGCTTCATCGACCGCTTCTCGCGCTACTACACGCCCGCCGTCATGGTCGTCGCCGCGCTGATCGCCGTGCTGCCGCCGCTCCTCGGCGGGGCGGACTGGGCCACCTGGATCTATCGCGGCCTTGCCGTCCTGTTGATCGGCTGCCCCTGCGCCCTCGTCATCTCGACCCCGGCCGCCATCGCCGCCGCGCTTTCGGCCGGCGCCCGCCGCGGCCTCCTGATGAAGGGCGGCGCCGTACTCGAAGGGCTCGGCCGCATCGACCATGTCGCCTTCGACAAGACCGGCACGCTCACAGAAGGCAAGCCGCAGGTCACGGATATCGCCGGCATCGACATGGACGAACGCGAGGTGCTCCGCCTTGCCGCCGCCCTGGAGGCCGGATCCAGCCATCCGCTGGCCCGCGCGATCCTCGCCCGGGCGCAAGCCGACGGCATCGCCGTGACGCCCGCCTCCGATGCGGCCGCCCTTGGCGGCAAGGGCGTCACCGGCATGCTGGAGGGGCGCCGGCTGCTCCTCGCCTCCCCGCGTGCCGCCGCCGAGACCGTGCCGCTGGGCGGCGCGCTGGCGGCGCGCGTCGCCGCGCTCAACGACGACGGCAAGACGGTTTCCCTGCTTCTGGTCGACGGCAGGATCGCCGGCCTCGTCGCCCTGCGCGACGAGCCGCGCGAGGACGCCGTCGGGGGCCTCGCGGCCCTGCGAGGGCTGGGGGCAGAGGCCGTGATGCTGACCGGCGACAACGCCCGCACGGCGAGCGCCATTGCGGCTGCGCTCGGCATCGAGGCCCGGGCGGAACTGCTGCCGCAGGACAAGCAGCGGATCGTCATGGAGATGCGAGGCAAGGGTTACCGGGTCGCCAAGGTCGGCGACGGCATCAACGATGCCCCCGCGCTTGCCGCTGCCGATATCGGCATCGCCATGGGCGGCGGTACCGATGTCGCGCTGGAGACCGCGGATGCGGCGATCCTGCACGGCCGCGTCACCGATGTCGCCGACATGATCGTCCTGTCCCGTGCGACCATGCGCAACATCTGGCAGAACATCACCATCGCGCTCGGCCTGAAGGCCGTGTTCCTGGTGACCACCGTGCTCGGCATCACCGGCCTGTGGCCGGCCATCCTTGCCGACACCGGCGCCACCGTGCTGGTGACCGCCAACGCCATGCGCCTGCTCGCCTGGCGCGGAACGAAGTGA
- the secD gene encoding protein translocase subunit SecD: protein MKTSRWVLVTYTLIILFGLLAALPNVFTPAQLERLPGWFPKQQVTLGLDLRGGSHLVLEVDADALKADRLKSLVAEARALLRKEQVEGTVRRVGDGVAVSVPDEAARAGIVKQLRDLATPVANGGFGPAVSDIEMSTEGERIRLGFSEAGFRDRLNQAIDQSLEIVRQRVDQVGVAEPTIQRVGADRILVQLPGLNDPTRLRELLGSTAQMSFHMVADTVPGARLPAGVSLLPEEKTGRRVAVEDRVALGGDHLTDARAGFDQRTNEPIVSFRFDSSGARQFARITSQNVGKPFAIVLDGKVLSAPVIREPITGGTGQISGSFTVEDTVVLSALLRAGALPVPLVVIEERTVGPDLGGDVIEMGIVTGLAGFAAVVVFMVALYGGWGLFANFALFLNVALTVGLLSLLGATLTLPGIAGIILGIGLAVDANILINERIREEARAGASAFAALDRGFSRAYSTIVDANVTSLIATGLLFLFGSGPVRGFAITMMIGICVSMFTAVAVVRILMTEWVRRRKLKTISVEPLIRIVPDGTSISFMKARFFGIGLSIVLSLASIGLFIKPGLNYGIDFKGGIQVEASTPDGVSLASLRDELGRLDLGEVSLQQIGENVLIRIQRQEGGETAQTRAVSEVRNTLQRIDPGIGIERTEVVGPKVSGELARNGVIAVVLASLAMLAYIWWRFEWNFAIGAIATLVLDTTKTVGFFALFGLDFNLTAIAALLTIIGYSVNDKVVVYDRMRENIRMSKKRDLRSIIDLSINQVLARCLFTSATTFLAMLPMAIWGGNAVENFALPMLFGVVIATSSSIFIAAPILLLLGDWWTRRKEAAAAAAPEAERTA from the coding sequence ATGAAAACGTCCCGATGGGTCCTCGTGACCTACACTCTCATCATTCTCTTCGGGCTGCTCGCCGCATTGCCCAACGTGTTCACGCCTGCCCAGCTGGAACGGCTGCCGGGCTGGTTCCCCAAACAGCAGGTCACGCTCGGCCTCGACCTGCGCGGCGGGTCGCATCTCGTCCTCGAGGTCGATGCGGATGCGCTCAAGGCCGACCGGCTCAAGAGCCTCGTTGCCGAGGCGCGGGCGCTGCTGCGCAAGGAGCAGGTAGAAGGCACCGTGCGCCGGGTCGGCGACGGCGTCGCGGTCTCTGTTCCCGACGAGGCGGCCCGCGCCGGCATCGTCAAGCAGCTGCGCGATCTGGCGACGCCCGTTGCCAATGGCGGCTTCGGCCCCGCCGTCTCGGACATCGAGATGAGTACCGAAGGCGAGCGTATCCGGCTCGGCTTCAGCGAGGCGGGCTTTCGCGACCGGCTGAACCAGGCGATCGACCAGAGCCTGGAGATCGTCCGCCAGCGCGTCGACCAGGTGGGTGTTGCCGAGCCGACGATCCAGCGGGTCGGCGCCGACCGCATCCTCGTCCAGCTGCCGGGCCTCAACGACCCGACCCGGCTGCGCGAGCTGCTCGGCTCCACCGCCCAGATGTCCTTTCACATGGTGGCGGACACCGTTCCCGGGGCCCGCCTGCCGGCGGGCGTCAGCCTGTTGCCGGAGGAAAAGACCGGACGGCGCGTTGCGGTCGAGGATCGGGTCGCGCTCGGCGGCGATCATCTGACCGATGCCCGCGCCGGCTTCGACCAGCGCACCAACGAGCCCATCGTCAGCTTCCGCTTCGACAGTTCCGGTGCGCGGCAGTTCGCCCGCATCACCAGCCAGAATGTCGGCAAGCCCTTCGCCATCGTGCTCGACGGCAAGGTGCTGAGTGCCCCGGTGATCCGCGAACCGATCACCGGCGGCACCGGCCAGATCAGCGGCTCCTTCACCGTCGAGGATACGGTGGTCCTGTCGGCGCTGCTGCGTGCCGGTGCGCTGCCGGTGCCTCTGGTCGTCATCGAGGAGCGCACGGTCGGCCCGGATCTCGGCGGCGACGTCATCGAGATGGGTATCGTTACCGGCCTTGCCGGTTTTGCGGCGGTGGTGGTCTTCATGGTCGCGCTCTACGGCGGCTGGGGCCTCTTCGCCAATTTCGCGCTGTTCCTCAACGTGGCGCTGACTGTCGGCCTGCTCAGCCTCCTGGGGGCGACGCTGACCCTGCCGGGCATTGCCGGCATCATTCTCGGCATCGGCCTTGCCGTGGATGCCAACATCCTGATCAACGAGCGCATACGCGAGGAGGCGAGGGCCGGTGCCAGCGCCTTCGCCGCCCTCGACCGTGGCTTCAGCCGGGCCTATTCCACCATCGTCGATGCGAATGTGACCTCGCTGATCGCAACGGGTCTGTTGTTCCTGTTCGGCTCGGGGCCGGTGCGCGGCTTCGCGATCACCATGATGATCGGCATCTGCGTGTCGATGTTCACCGCCGTTGCGGTGGTGCGCATCCTGATGACCGAGTGGGTGCGCCGGCGCAAGCTCAAGACGATCTCGGTCGAGCCGCTGATCCGCATCGTGCCGGACGGGACCTCGATCTCGTTCATGAAGGCGCGCTTCTTCGGCATCGGGCTTTCCATCGTGCTGTCGCTCGCCTCCATCGGCCTGTTCATCAAGCCGGGCCTCAACTACGGCATCGACTTCAAGGGCGGCATCCAGGTGGAGGCATCGACGCCTGACGGCGTCAGCCTCGCGAGCCTGCGCGACGAACTCGGCCGGCTCGATCTCGGCGAGGTGTCGCTGCAGCAGATCGGCGAGAACGTGCTGATCCGCATCCAGCGGCAGGAGGGCGGAGAGACCGCCCAGACCCGCGCGGTAAGCGAGGTTCGTAACACGCTGCAGCGGATCGATCCGGGCATCGGCATCGAGAGGACGGAGGTCGTCGGGCCGAAGGTCAGCGGCGAGCTGGCGCGCAACGGCGTCATCGCCGTGGTGCTCGCCAGCCTTGCCATGCTCGCCTACATCTGGTGGCGGTTCGAATGGAACTTCGCCATCGGCGCCATCGCGACGCTGGTGCTGGACACGACAAAGACGGTCGGCTTCTTCGCTCTGTTCGGGCTGGACTTCAACCTCACGGCGATTGCCGCGCTGCTGACCATCATCGGCTATTCGGTGAACGACAAGGTGGTGGTCTACGACCGCATGCGCGAGAACATCCGCATGTCGAAGAAGCGGGACTTGAGGTCGATCATCGACCTCAGCATCAACCAGGTGCTGGCGCGCTGTCTCTTCACGTCGGCCACCACGTTCCTGGCCATGTTGCCGATGGCGATATGGGGCGGCAATGCGGTGGAGAACTTCGCCCTGCCGATGCTGTTCGGCGTGGTGATCGCGACGAGCTCGTCGATCTTCATAGCGGCGCCGATCCTGCTTCTGCTCGGCGACTGGTGGACGCGGAGGAAGGAGGCGGCAGCCGCTGCCGCGCCGGAGGCTGAACGCACGGCCTGA